Proteins encoded by one window of Halobacteriovorax sp. GB3:
- the uvrB gene encoding excinuclease ABC subunit UvrB, which yields MNTKSPFKLQSKFSPCGDQPEAIEKLLEGFEEGKKEQTLLGVTGSGKTFTMANVIEKMGKKTLILAHNKTLAAQLYAEFKEFFPENAVEYFVSYYDYYQPEAYVPGSDTYIEKDASVNDEIDKLRHSATRSLLERDDVIIIASVSCIYGIGSPDEYSAQRIPLFVGDTIERDDLLKKLVSIQYERNDMDFSRGCFRVRGDLVEVFPSHEDSDVIRIEFFDDEIETISIVDPLRGIVLKTLSKVTIYPKSHYVVGEEKLERAIDTIKVELRSRLQELESQGKLVEKQRLEQRTLLDLEMLEEMGFCSGIENYSRHLTGQEEGSAPPTLIDYFKDDFLLIIDESHITVSQVGGMYRGDRARKENLVNFGFRLPSALDNRPLNFKEFEKRKDHVLYVSATPADYELEQSNGEYVEQIIRPTGLLDPVIEVRDATDQVDDFLIESKKVIEKGFKVLVTTLTKKLAEELTNYYQSVGMRIRYLHSDIDTLERMEIIRDLRLGKFDILVGINLLREGLDIPEVALVGILDADKEGFLRSERSLIQTIGRAARNSEGKVFLYAYKNTKSMQKAISETSRRRSIQEKYNKDNGITPQTIIKSVSGGVIETLRGAKGQYKTKKNKVVEELQSIEEIDSKIESLSLEMKKFSRDLQFEKAAEIRDEIKKLKEARLLL from the coding sequence ATGAACACAAAATCACCTTTCAAATTACAGTCAAAATTCTCTCCATGCGGAGATCAACCCGAGGCCATTGAGAAGCTCTTAGAGGGCTTTGAAGAGGGGAAAAAAGAGCAAACCCTCTTAGGGGTAACGGGTTCTGGTAAAACCTTTACTATGGCCAATGTGATCGAGAAAATGGGAAAGAAGACGTTGATCTTGGCCCATAATAAAACTCTTGCCGCTCAGTTATATGCTGAGTTTAAAGAATTTTTTCCAGAAAATGCAGTCGAATACTTTGTTTCTTATTACGACTATTATCAGCCTGAAGCCTATGTGCCAGGTTCTGATACTTATATTGAAAAAGATGCCTCTGTTAATGATGAAATCGATAAGTTGCGCCACAGTGCTACTCGTTCTCTTTTAGAACGGGACGACGTTATTATTATTGCTAGTGTCAGTTGTATTTACGGGATCGGGTCTCCCGATGAATATAGTGCTCAAAGAATCCCTCTTTTTGTTGGAGATACAATCGAGCGCGATGATCTTTTAAAAAAACTTGTTAGTATTCAATACGAAAGAAATGATATGGACTTCTCACGAGGATGTTTTCGCGTCCGTGGCGATCTTGTTGAAGTTTTTCCTTCACATGAAGACAGTGATGTCATTCGCATTGAATTTTTTGATGATGAAATTGAAACGATTTCAATCGTCGATCCTTTGCGTGGGATTGTTTTAAAGACTCTTTCTAAAGTTACGATTTATCCTAAATCGCATTATGTCGTTGGAGAAGAGAAGCTTGAAAGGGCCATTGATACGATAAAAGTTGAACTTCGTTCTCGATTGCAAGAATTAGAGTCACAAGGAAAACTTGTAGAAAAGCAAAGGCTTGAGCAGCGAACGCTTTTAGATCTAGAGATGCTCGAGGAGATGGGTTTTTGTTCTGGTATTGAAAACTACTCAAGACATTTAACAGGTCAAGAAGAAGGTTCGGCCCCTCCGACACTCATTGATTACTTTAAAGATGACTTTCTTCTGATCATTGATGAGTCCCATATCACCGTTTCTCAGGTTGGAGGAATGTATCGTGGGGATAGGGCCAGAAAAGAAAATCTCGTCAACTTTGGTTTTAGACTTCCGAGTGCTCTTGATAATAGGCCCCTCAATTTTAAAGAATTTGAAAAGAGAAAAGATCATGTACTCTATGTTTCAGCAACACCTGCTGATTATGAGTTAGAGCAATCAAATGGAGAGTATGTCGAACAGATTATTCGCCCGACAGGTCTTCTCGATCCCGTTATTGAAGTTAGAGATGCCACTGATCAAGTAGATGATTTTCTTATTGAGAGTAAGAAGGTCATTGAAAAGGGCTTTAAAGTTCTCGTTACAACTCTTACAAAGAAGCTTGCTGAAGAGCTAACAAATTACTACCAAAGTGTAGGAATGCGCATTCGCTATCTTCACTCTGATATCGATACACTTGAGCGAATGGAGATTATTCGTGATCTTCGCCTAGGGAAATTTGATATTCTCGTTGGGATTAACCTTTTAAGAGAAGGGCTCGATATTCCAGAAGTTGCTCTTGTTGGAATCCTCGATGCTGATAAAGAGGGCTTTCTACGCTCTGAGAGATCGCTTATTCAAACGATTGGAAGGGCCGCGAGAAATTCTGAAGGTAAGGTTTTTCTCTATGCTTATAAAAATACGAAGTCTATGCAAAAAGCGATTAGTGAAACTTCTAGAAGACGCTCAATTCAAGAAAAATATAACAAAGACAACGGCATAACTCCTCAAACGATTATAAAGTCTGTTTCTGGTGGAGTTATAGAAACTCTTAGAGGTGCTAAGGGACAATATAAAACAAAGAAAAATAAAGTTGTTGAAGAACTTCAAAGCATCGAAGAAATCGACTCTAAAATCGAGTCTCTGTCTCTTGAAATGAAGAAATTCTCTAGAGATTTACAATTTGAGAAAGCTGCTGAAATCAGAGATGAAATTAAAAAACTTAAGGAAGCCCGCCTTCTTCTCTAA
- a CDS encoding CarD family transcriptional regulator: protein MFKIGDYTVCPGHGVGQICDIEEREFGGQTKYFYIIKIIANGMTVMVPTDSENGVRDLVSDNEIDQVYGLLKDHEIAIDTSTWNRRYREYMNKIKTGSITEIAEVLRALFLLKDKKNLSFGEKKMLEQCRDLISQEISLSKGMDQKEVNTSIDGCFN, encoded by the coding sequence ATGTTTAAGATTGGCGATTATACGGTTTGTCCTGGACATGGTGTCGGACAAATTTGTGATATCGAAGAGCGTGAGTTTGGTGGTCAGACGAAGTATTTCTACATCATCAAAATTATCGCTAATGGTATGACAGTCATGGTGCCAACTGATAGTGAAAATGGCGTAAGAGATCTTGTTAGTGATAATGAGATCGATCAAGTTTATGGTCTTTTAAAAGATCATGAAATCGCAATTGATACATCCACTTGGAACAGACGATACAGAGAGTATATGAACAAAATTAAAACAGGCTCTATTACAGAGATTGCTGAAGTTTTGCGCGCTCTTTTTCTTCTTAAAGACAAAAAGAATTTAAGTTTTGGTGAAAAGAAGATGCTTGAACAATGTCGTGATCTGATCTCACAAGAGATTTCTCTTTCTAAGGGAATGGATCAAAAAGAAGTGAATACCTCAATCGATGGGTGTTTCAACTAA
- a CDS encoding Na+/H+ antiporter NhaC family protein: MKEKLSLLPIALFLAIFLGVGSYLHLQGVDYAFYQFPAPVAVVPALILAVILGGRKKIQETLDTLISGAGDKDIIGMCLIYLLAGAFASVSKASGGVDATVNFGLSFIPVDYILPGIFIISGFVATAMGTSMGTIAAVSPIALGIGQKLGIDLSLMAGVVLSGAMFGDNLSIISDTTIAATRSLGCQMRDKFKENVLIALPAAFITIAYLIYVGEPLPSIEVSDYELYKVLPYVAILILALMGMNVFIVLIIGILIAGVIGLLTIDQYTGLSLAKDVYKGFTGMQEIFLLSMFIGSLSALVKSQGGMKVLLSPIESLIEYSKRFGPKVSSLASEVGISLMVSVVDLCTANNTVAIIVSGPLAKEIQLKYQLSRKRVASLLDIFSCVMQGLIPYGAQALLVASSFNISTFSVTEKAYYCWALALVALSSMIKRAWTK; this comes from the coding sequence ATGAAAGAAAAACTATCACTACTACCCATCGCCTTATTTCTTGCCATCTTTTTAGGCGTTGGTAGCTATCTTCACTTGCAAGGTGTTGACTATGCCTTTTATCAATTTCCAGCACCTGTTGCGGTTGTACCTGCTTTGATTTTAGCTGTCATTCTCGGTGGAAGAAAAAAGATTCAAGAAACACTAGATACACTCATTAGTGGAGCCGGTGATAAAGATATTATAGGAATGTGTTTGATTTACCTTTTAGCGGGAGCTTTTGCTAGCGTCTCTAAGGCCAGTGGTGGAGTTGATGCTACAGTCAATTTTGGACTCTCTTTCATTCCTGTGGATTACATCTTGCCGGGAATCTTTATTATTAGTGGTTTTGTTGCAACGGCCATGGGGACTTCCATGGGAACAATTGCAGCAGTATCTCCAATTGCTCTAGGAATTGGGCAAAAGCTTGGTATTGATCTCTCTTTGATGGCGGGAGTTGTTTTAAGTGGTGCCATGTTTGGTGATAACCTCTCGATTATTTCTGATACAACGATTGCTGCAACTCGCTCTCTTGGTTGTCAGATGCGAGATAAATTTAAAGAGAATGTTCTCATCGCACTTCCTGCCGCTTTCATTACGATTGCTTATCTCATTTATGTCGGGGAGCCTCTTCCAAGTATTGAGGTGAGCGACTACGAACTCTATAAAGTTCTACCCTATGTAGCGATTTTAATCTTGGCGCTAATGGGAATGAATGTTTTTATTGTACTGATTATCGGTATTCTTATTGCTGGAGTTATTGGACTTTTAACAATTGATCAGTACACGGGGCTGAGCCTTGCTAAAGACGTATATAAAGGCTTCACCGGAATGCAGGAAATCTTTCTTCTCTCAATGTTTATTGGCTCTTTAAGCGCTCTTGTAAAGTCTCAAGGAGGAATGAAAGTTCTTCTCTCTCCCATAGAGTCATTGATTGAATATTCAAAACGCTTTGGCCCGAAAGTATCTTCTCTGGCATCAGAAGTGGGCATTTCTTTAATGGTTTCTGTCGTAGACCTCTGTACGGCCAACAACACTGTGGCGATAATTGTTTCGGGTCCACTAGCAAAAGAAATCCAACTCAAGTACCAACTTTCAAGAAAGCGCGTTGCCTCTCTTCTCGATATTTTTAGTTGTGTAATGCAAGGATTAATTCCCTATGGTGCTCAGGCCCTTTTAGTCGCGAGCTCTTTTAACATTTCTACATTTTCAGTAACTGAGAAGGCCTATTACTGCTGGGCCCTTGCTCTGGTTGCTCTTTCAAGCATGATAAAGAGAGCTTGGACTAAGTAG
- a CDS encoding acyl-[acyl-carrier-protein] thioesterase has translation MTTKYNEGVFSNDLHINADDVCIKGQLTLKRLLLMFQKVALEHYTTKAQSWDEVVKSGRSWVLTKMEIHITRLPKLSEQIQVATWSKGTQGIKGHREYEISCQGEILVKAQSEWIYLNFIEKKPEEFPSEMFPNFIQVHRTNFKSDISNWRLKKVGLQSEPITYALRYTDFDINQHLNNTCYFELLEDALCSRGLKAKTLYATFKREIPFGTKKIDLFIEQNAQTDDGASQTFSLEFRNEQTSSFLAKIRT, from the coding sequence GTGACAACAAAATATAATGAAGGAGTCTTTTCAAACGATCTTCATATCAATGCAGATGATGTTTGTATTAAAGGGCAACTCACCCTTAAGCGACTTCTGCTGATGTTTCAAAAAGTTGCCTTAGAGCACTACACGACAAAAGCACAAAGCTGGGATGAGGTTGTAAAATCGGGACGTTCTTGGGTTTTAACTAAGATGGAGATTCACATAACCCGCCTGCCAAAACTTAGTGAGCAAATCCAAGTGGCCACTTGGTCTAAGGGAACTCAAGGAATTAAAGGCCATCGCGAATACGAAATTTCTTGTCAGGGAGAGATTCTTGTAAAAGCACAGAGCGAGTGGATTTATTTAAATTTCATTGAAAAAAAACCTGAGGAATTTCCAAGCGAGATGTTTCCAAATTTCATTCAAGTTCATCGCACGAATTTTAAAAGTGACATTTCCAATTGGCGCTTGAAAAAAGTAGGCCTTCAATCAGAGCCAATAACCTATGCCCTTCGCTACACGGACTTTGATATTAACCAGCACCTAAACAACACTTGCTACTTTGAGTTATTAGAAGATGCCCTTTGTTCTCGTGGTCTAAAAGCAAAGACTCTCTATGCGACATTCAAAAGAGAGATCCCTTTTGGTACAAAGAAAATTGATCTTTTTATTGAACAGAATGCTCAGACAGATGATGGCGCATCGCAAACATTCTCTCTTGAATTTAGAAATGAACAAACAAGCTCATTTCTTGCCAAAATACGAACTTAA
- a CDS encoding trypsin-like serine peptidase — protein sequence MNTRSSTLAVTLLTLLYSMQVYSLDKVVYGEDNRIETREASQRIQNIAKSVAAQVPMYAFRFGVEEGMAQLRSKTLEQLGICSYENFFRQTTAAECSAFLVSPTKILTAGHCIQSQNECNNKKWVFDYKVGNGYYAGKNIKVYEKNVYSCKKLIAQKAEYFNGKDIVDFALIELDRPVTDRAPLKLNLQSKITKQDELLIIGHPSGLPQKIADAGTLKSLNPSKSYYLARLDAFQGNSGSPVINAQTEEVEGILISGVEDYESVKRNGKRCFIPKICTTQDHCEGEAVFKIEEVLNYTKI from the coding sequence ATGAACACAAGATCTTCGACATTAGCAGTTACACTCTTAACTCTCCTTTACTCTATGCAGGTATATTCACTCGATAAAGTCGTTTATGGTGAAGACAATCGCATTGAAACAAGGGAAGCGTCGCAGAGGATTCAAAATATTGCAAAGTCCGTTGCGGCCCAAGTTCCCATGTATGCTTTTCGCTTTGGAGTGGAAGAAGGAATGGCCCAACTTCGATCCAAAACTCTTGAACAATTGGGTATTTGTTCTTACGAGAATTTCTTTCGTCAAACGACAGCTGCCGAGTGTAGTGCATTTCTCGTATCTCCAACAAAAATTCTAACAGCAGGCCACTGCATACAATCTCAAAATGAATGTAATAACAAAAAATGGGTCTTTGATTACAAAGTTGGAAATGGGTATTACGCAGGAAAAAACATCAAGGTTTACGAAAAAAACGTTTACTCATGCAAGAAACTAATTGCTCAAAAAGCTGAGTACTTCAATGGCAAAGATATCGTTGACTTTGCACTGATCGAACTAGATCGCCCCGTAACGGATAGAGCTCCCTTAAAATTAAACCTTCAATCGAAGATCACAAAACAAGATGAACTCCTTATTATCGGGCACCCGAGTGGACTTCCACAAAAGATCGCCGATGCTGGAACATTAAAATCACTAAATCCTTCTAAAAGCTACTACCTTGCTCGCCTTGATGCCTTTCAAGGAAACTCTGGCTCTCCTGTTATTAACGCTCAAACCGAAGAGGTTGAAGGAATTCTCATCTCAGGTGTAGAAGACTATGAAAGCGTTAAGAGAAATGGAAAGAGATGCTTTATCCCAAAGATCTGTACAACACAAGATCACTGCGAGGGTGAAGCTGTTTTTAAAATAGAAGAAGTTTTAAACTACACTAAAATTTAA
- a CDS encoding flagellar hook protein FlgE: MSLLNSYSIGMTGLQASSKKMSSVSDNISNSQTAGFKKSNSEFEEVLTDSMNDHSNSASNLGGVRESRVKSNFDQGELARTSSATDMAINGKGFFKLQTPFGQAYSRDGSFHFNKDGELVNSDGHKVLGYQVDENGKRTNKQLPIKLNQLELGAKSTSSIKMTYNFDARERPKVFDQNNPDATSNFSRVIEVFDSKGASRHISVYFNKVSETQWQYNAMIDGKDYQGGVAGQKYSGASGTIDFNEKGELLSETSLTNSFNFKDSDNPAQSINFDFGPSLNEGGDGRNATTHYGTKTSVSKMTKDGSKAATMSSMNFGPNGTLQAFFDNGEVKDVAQLMIADFTNEQGLRKVGGNLFVETSSSGQATLGAPGEEGRGEVLSKSIELSNVDMSTELVDLLETQRTFTANSKAMSVSDELLRNVINVRG, from the coding sequence ATGAGTCTATTAAATTCCTATTCGATTGGAATGACAGGTCTTCAAGCAAGTTCAAAGAAAATGAGTAGCGTTTCTGATAATATCAGTAATTCCCAGACAGCAGGTTTTAAAAAATCAAATTCTGAATTTGAAGAAGTCCTTACTGATTCGATGAATGATCACTCAAACTCTGCCTCAAATCTTGGAGGAGTCAGAGAGTCGAGAGTGAAATCAAATTTTGATCAAGGCGAGCTTGCTAGAACTAGTTCGGCAACAGATATGGCCATTAATGGTAAAGGTTTTTTTAAACTTCAAACTCCCTTTGGACAGGCCTATTCCCGTGATGGTTCTTTCCATTTTAATAAAGATGGTGAACTTGTTAATAGTGATGGTCACAAAGTCTTAGGTTATCAAGTCGATGAAAATGGGAAACGTACGAATAAGCAGCTTCCAATAAAGCTTAATCAACTTGAGCTTGGAGCAAAGTCTACTAGTAGTATTAAAATGACCTATAACTTTGATGCCAGAGAGAGACCTAAGGTTTTCGATCAAAACAATCCCGACGCTACATCAAACTTTTCTCGCGTGATAGAAGTCTTCGATAGCAAAGGAGCTTCTAGGCACATTAGTGTTTATTTTAACAAAGTCTCAGAAACGCAGTGGCAATACAATGCCATGATTGATGGCAAAGACTATCAAGGTGGAGTGGCCGGACAAAAGTATTCGGGTGCCAGTGGAACAATTGATTTTAATGAAAAAGGTGAATTATTAAGTGAAACTAGCTTAACGAATTCTTTCAACTTTAAAGACTCTGATAATCCAGCACAGTCAATTAACTTTGATTTTGGTCCCTCTCTTAATGAAGGGGGTGATGGACGAAATGCAACGACTCACTATGGAACAAAGACAAGTGTTTCTAAGATGACAAAAGACGGATCTAAAGCAGCGACAATGAGTTCAATGAACTTTGGACCAAATGGAACTCTTCAGGCCTTCTTTGATAACGGGGAAGTTAAAGATGTCGCTCAGCTTATGATTGCCGATTTTACAAATGAGCAAGGTTTAAGAAAAGTTGGAGGCAATCTCTTTGTCGAGACATCAAGCTCTGGACAGGCCACTCTTGGTGCTCCAGGAGAAGAGGGAAGAGGGGAAGTTCTCTCAAAAAGTATAGAGCTTTCAAACGTTGATATGAGTACCGAGTTAGTCGATCTACTCGAAACTCAAAGAACTTTTACGGCAAACTCTAAGGCCATGAGTGTTTCTGACGAACTTCTTAGAAATGTTATTAACGTTCGAGGTTAA
- a CDS encoding M12 family metallopeptidase — protein MKKLSVLLVMCLGLFSCGKQDNIASKEGFLSSDIVALKGANWPLGYTIPVTIIDDSIRLSGFAHSKRTTVAELVEEVKESMNTWSKFANINFEYYSSPDDIPEELSVRPHVRITFLESKGNWAYVGPTYINKKIPFNMSLEGIGNTSFTRKATMVHEFGHILGLAHEHQHPDRIVSDDEIKANCKRIGFNEVGCESQMLKTHSSETAVILPYVANSIMHYEIESSAGTEGVVGGSGFFTQGDAVAVTHLYPGRFESTEQFEKTYENALADSIDEFNEAVQTKNCFIAKPSYCPKDAPFQIALKMNGTPLMKSCVKSIRLSINSMNSWKFCH, from the coding sequence TTGAAAAAGTTAAGTGTTTTATTGGTTATGTGTTTAGGGCTTTTCTCTTGTGGTAAACAAGATAACATTGCATCTAAAGAAGGATTTTTGAGCAGTGATATCGTTGCCCTAAAAGGTGCCAACTGGCCTCTTGGTTATACAATTCCAGTAACAATTATTGATGACTCAATTCGTTTGTCGGGTTTTGCTCATTCTAAAAGAACGACTGTGGCCGAACTTGTCGAAGAAGTTAAAGAATCGATGAATACGTGGTCAAAATTTGCCAATATCAACTTTGAATATTACTCAAGTCCAGATGATATTCCTGAGGAGCTTTCTGTAAGACCTCATGTGAGAATTACTTTCTTAGAGTCTAAGGGGAACTGGGCCTATGTTGGTCCAACTTATATTAATAAAAAGATTCCATTTAATATGTCCTTAGAGGGAATTGGGAATACATCTTTTACAAGAAAGGCCACGATGGTTCATGAATTTGGACATATTCTAGGTCTTGCTCACGAGCACCAGCACCCGGATCGTATTGTGAGTGATGACGAGATAAAGGCAAATTGCAAGAGAATAGGTTTTAATGAAGTCGGTTGTGAGTCGCAAATGTTAAAAACTCACAGTAGTGAAACAGCGGTAATTCTTCCTTATGTAGCAAATTCAATCATGCACTATGAGATTGAATCTTCTGCTGGTACGGAAGGAGTTGTTGGTGGAAGTGGTTTCTTTACTCAGGGAGATGCCGTTGCTGTAACTCATCTTTACCCAGGTCGCTTTGAATCAACTGAGCAATTTGAAAAGACATATGAAAATGCTCTTGCTGATTCAATTGATGAGTTTAATGAAGCTGTTCAAACAAAAAATTGTTTTATTGCAAAGCCTAGCTATTGTCCGAAGGATGCTCCTTTTCAAATTGCATTAAAGATGAATGGAACACCTTTAATGAAAAGTTGTGTAAAAAGTATCAGACTATCGATTAATTCGATGAACTCTTGGAAGTTCTGTCACTAG
- a CDS encoding class I SAM-dependent methyltransferase, producing MYFKHFTVISNVLLAFIFLFGPTNSYSQECYDQYKQFSSKRSVQKLNYQEDQSGSYLWVNDILVTGEEVLYKTEDIIDSLMIEPYHLIKWRANGTRTLSLGEGFSGLVPFLLSQGIEVKGLDLWYHAMDDLPANNNTVRLMREYTRNYGKHLIQGSATDIPIEDNSIDIIMAHQLLNNLDERTSREVINEAIRVIRPIEGHIRLVGLKQHSIDYLQRLQTQGRIDVKFKSVSTNHYRLDGLKVLKNVYVEIKKR from the coding sequence ATGTACTTCAAGCATTTCACAGTCATATCAAACGTTCTTTTGGCCTTTATTTTTCTTTTTGGCCCAACGAACTCTTATTCTCAAGAGTGCTATGACCAATACAAACAATTCTCATCTAAAAGAAGTGTACAAAAACTTAATTACCAAGAGGATCAAAGCGGATCCTATCTCTGGGTCAATGACATCTTAGTAACTGGGGAAGAAGTTCTTTATAAGACAGAAGACATTATCGATAGTCTCATGATTGAGCCCTACCACCTGATAAAATGGCGGGCAAACGGTACAAGAACTCTCTCACTTGGAGAGGGCTTTAGTGGGCTAGTTCCTTTTCTTCTTTCACAAGGAATTGAAGTAAAGGGTCTCGACCTTTGGTACCACGCCATGGATGATCTTCCTGCAAATAACAATACAGTTCGCTTAATGCGCGAATATACGAGAAACTATGGAAAACATTTAATTCAGGGAAGTGCAACGGATATCCCTATAGAAGATAACTCAATCGATATTATCATGGCCCACCAGCTCTTGAATAACTTAGACGAAAGGACATCAAGGGAAGTCATTAATGAGGCCATCAGAGTTATTAGGCCAATAGAAGGGCATATTAGACTTGTAGGGCTTAAACAACACAGTATTGATTATCTACAGCGCCTGCAAACTCAGGGACGCATTGATGTCAAATTTAAAAGCGTTTCTACAAATCATTATCGTTTAGATGGACTAAAAGTCCTTAAAAACGTGTATGTAGAGATCAAAAAAAGATAA
- a CDS encoding dicarboxylate/amino acid:cation symporter, whose translation MSNSKKIGLTTWILLSLIGGLITGIVLNQISAHSSPEVQAFIADNLAGGIFHVVGKIFIKSIKMLVVPLVFVSLICGVTGIGDIKKLGRVGGKTLVFYLLTTALAITLALGMASFINPGHGLDIATNAAKFEATQAPSFAEVLINVVPNNVIASMVEGNMLQVIFFAMLTGIALASVGKKAEMILTFFQELNTIIMKMITLVMLIAPFGVFCLIAKVFTNQGVSALLPLIKYMLTVLAVLFAHLMLVYSGMLRVVGNLSVMTFFKKFYDTLLVAFSTSSSNATIPVTMKAVTERLGVSKSIASFSVPFGATINMDGTAIMQGVAVVFISQVYGHDLGLSDFISVILTATLASIGTAGVPGVGLITLSMVLTQVNLPVEGIALIIGVDRLLDMTRTAVNISGDAIVSILVAKSEQEFDESVYNDKNAGQYDVDEELQELNEHIHEMHDVYDHNEAELQQ comes from the coding sequence ATGTCTAATTCTAAAAAAATCGGTCTGACGACCTGGATTTTACTTTCTCTTATCGGTGGTCTTATCACGGGGATTGTTCTCAATCAGATAAGCGCGCACTCATCTCCTGAAGTCCAGGCCTTTATCGCAGACAATCTTGCAGGTGGAATCTTTCATGTTGTTGGAAAGATCTTTATTAAATCGATTAAAATGCTCGTTGTTCCTCTGGTTTTTGTCTCACTTATTTGTGGTGTAACCGGAATTGGCGACATTAAAAAGCTTGGTCGAGTTGGTGGAAAAACACTTGTTTTCTATCTACTAACAACGGCACTAGCAATTACTCTTGCCCTTGGAATGGCAAGTTTCATCAATCCTGGGCATGGGCTTGATATCGCAACGAATGCTGCAAAATTTGAAGCAACACAAGCGCCAAGTTTTGCTGAAGTCCTTATTAATGTTGTCCCTAACAACGTTATTGCCTCTATGGTTGAAGGAAATATGCTTCAGGTTATTTTCTTTGCCATGCTAACAGGAATTGCTCTGGCTTCAGTTGGTAAGAAAGCAGAAATGATCCTTACGTTCTTTCAAGAGCTCAATACAATCATTATGAAGATGATTACACTTGTTATGCTTATTGCTCCTTTTGGGGTCTTCTGTCTTATTGCTAAGGTATTTACAAATCAAGGAGTCTCAGCACTTCTGCCACTCATTAAGTATATGCTTACAGTTCTTGCCGTCCTCTTTGCACACCTCATGCTTGTGTATTCAGGAATGCTCAGAGTTGTTGGAAACCTAAGTGTTATGACGTTCTTTAAGAAGTTTTATGACACACTTCTTGTTGCTTTTTCGACGTCATCAAGTAATGCAACAATTCCAGTAACGATGAAAGCTGTAACTGAGAGACTTGGTGTTTCAAAATCAATTGCATCTTTTTCTGTCCCTTTTGGTGCCACAATCAATATGGACGGAACGGCCATTATGCAAGGGGTTGCCGTTGTCTTTATCTCACAAGTCTATGGCCATGATCTAGGACTAAGTGATTTTATTTCAGTTATCCTAACAGCAACACTCGCTTCGATTGGAACAGCTGGTGTTCCAGGAGTTGGTCTGATTACTCTTTCAATGGTTCTTACACAAGTAAATCTACCAGTTGAAGGAATCGCACTAATCATTGGTGTTGATCGACTTCTCGACATGACAAGAACTGCTGTTAATATCTCAGGTGATGCTATCGTTTCAATCCTTGTTGCAAAATCTGAACAAGAATTTGATGAGAGTGTCTATAACGATAAGAATGCAGGACAGTACGATGTCGATGAAGAGCTTCAAGAGCTTAACGAGCACATCCATGAAATGCATGATGTCTACGATCACAACGAAGCCGAATTACAACAATAA
- a CDS encoding L,D-transpeptidase family protein, whose translation MKNLMLLFVISVLSLSSFARERVVVYKSKRIMQIYQNDELIKEFPVMLGSNPNGPKRQEGDRKTPEGEYILDYHNPESRFYLSVHVNYPNDKDLEYARENKIDNPGNEIFIHGLPKKVLNKTNSKEIYQFLKRLNWTWGCIALSNENMKFFYDFIPDGTPLIIYP comes from the coding sequence ATGAAAAATTTAATGCTTCTTTTTGTCATCTCTGTTCTCTCTCTTAGTTCTTTTGCAAGGGAGCGAGTTGTCGTTTATAAAAGTAAACGTATCATGCAAATCTATCAAAATGATGAACTCATTAAAGAGTTCCCCGTCATGCTTGGATCAAATCCTAATGGACCTAAGAGGCAAGAGGGTGATCGCAAGACTCCAGAAGGAGAGTATATTCTTGATTACCATAATCCTGAAAGTCGCTTTTATCTATCGGTGCATGTGAATTACCCAAATGATAAGGACCTCGAGTATGCAAGAGAAAACAAAATAGATAACCCAGGTAATGAAATCTTCATTCATGGGCTACCAAAGAAAGTTCTGAATAAGACCAATTCTAAGGAGATTTATCAATTTCTAAAAAGACTGAATTGGACTTGGGGATGTATTGCTTTATCGAATGAAAATATGAAGTTCTTTTATGACTTTATTCCCGATGGAACACCACTTATTATTTATCCATAA